tggactaaattatgTGGGAAAAATCCGAAATGTGGAGTACCCAAAATGCCCCTCATGATGTGTAGGGGATGCGTGGAGCGTACACCTCAAAGGTGAAGGAGAAAAGAACAAATGGGACGAAACACGTTGCATGCAAGCCGGAGCGACGTCCCAGCTCTCCCCActgaaatctctctctctacaataaagaagaagacaagctctctcctctctctctctctctctctcacctaaTTAGGGGAGAAGAGACGACAGTCTTTACTCAAAACGGGAAAACATCAGCAATGTCGACTTCATCCCTCCGCTCCTCCTGAAACTTGAACATTTCACCAGCAATGGGGTAGCACCGCATTCACACATACCCACAAGCACAAGAGGCCTTGAACACCACCGGCGGGGGAAAGGCTATTCAAACGTCCGAAGCGAtgaacggcggcggcggaggcggtaggggaggaggaggggaggagcGGCCGAGGAAGATACTCAAGAAGGGGATGTGGAGTCGGCGGGAGGACGACATTCTGACAGAGTACGTGAGGAGGTACGGGGAAGGGAACTGGAACGCAGTGCAGAGGCACACCCCGCTGCTGCGATGTGGCAAGAGCTGCCGGCTGAGGTGGGTGAACCACCTGAGGCCGAACCTGAAGAAGGACGCCTTCTCGCCGGAGGAGGAGAGCCTCGTCGTCCGGCTCCACGCCGAGCACGGCAACAAGTGGGCCCACATGGCCTCCCAGGTCAGTGCCTTCTCCTCCTCGCGATTCGAGACGCATTGCGCGATTGAACGGTGGATTTGGTGGGAATGGTGTCCTTCCGGGGCGTGTTCCCTGGATCTTGCTTTAGCGTTCTTTAGGGTACATCGATCTCAACGGGAACGTGCATGCAATCGCTTCttgtttatcatttttcttgggctcgcatttctcttctttcctttttcccccttatcttttcttttgccttgcTAGGTTGAGGAGACTTTCctttattaaatttatgttttctatTGATTAGCTCTGCAACTATTTCATGCCACTTCCAGTTCTCAACCTGCATTTGTTTCGGGAAAGAtcgatcatttaaaaaaattatattcctaGATTCGATTGCTCATATCATTTGTAAAAATGGACaaacaaaaagtattttcattctcaaaagaaaatgtatattttgGGTTACCTAACTTTTCtatatcatcattttcttttatataagtGAAGATGAGGAATTGGTTCTAGGGGTGTCCCATTtgcctttgatttttctttctaggTTGAGGAggctttcctttttaattttatgttttctattgaTTCGCTTTACAACTATTTCATGCCACCCCTCTCAATTCTCAACTTCCGTTTGTTTTGAGGAAAATCAAAGATTTGAAAAACGTATTCTTAAATTTGATTGCTTGTATGACTTGCTAAAATggattaatgaaaattatttctaccattaaaagaaaatgtctaGACATATATTATCTTTTCGATGATTAATATTTATGAGCTAcataaataattgttttttagaaaatgttttgtaaattatgatgatgatgtattgGTTTTGTGGGGTGTCCCCGTTTTCGTTCGATTTTTCTTGCATGGCGTTCTCTCTGGACTCTTGACTATGTGaaattgttcatttcttttcattacttATTACGTATGTCGtgagcatttttctttttcccggtGAAACACGTGTTTTATGCATTTATTACGTATCGAATCATTACAATAAATGAGCTCACATGCATAACTCGACGTATAAAAAAAGTTTACACCCGAAAAtataaaacagaaaaagaaaagagacaatatttcaaattaaatacaAAATGGCTCTGCAGGgtccacaaataaaaaaaaattaaaattaacgtATAACTTATTATGTTGACGTCATCCTCCTTACTACCGAAACATTTCCATCCACCAATTATGTCTCAAACCTTTGCATGTAGTCGAAAAGCTGGTCATTTAGCCAAATTTtgccaacaacaaaaaaatccacCAGCTTTTacggtaaaaaaataaattaaaatgatattattagccaatttaagtgaaattttcacaaaattgatttaCTGTATCCACACGACTAAACAAACAACGTAAATTCGAGATACTTGTGTGAATAGTTTTCTGGATTTTTAAGATACGCCATAAATATTATCAATGTCTGAATTAAAATCTCATGTTGGAGTATAGATAGAAGATATTTGTAATAAAAGTTATTTCTCACTTAAGGAAGACCAATAGTATTTTACAACTACAAATATGCATTATTGAAAAGAATAAGACATGTTCGTGTACATATCTTTTCAACTGTACAATCTAATATTCTTTATGTAATATTTAAGGCCCATCCAAAAAGAGTGAATGAATTTAGTCTTTTCTAATTTCACGGGCATCGTCATGCGGCTTAATCCCGATAATTAGAGTCCTCTGCATATATTTAAGAGATTATGTGGGACGGATCTTGTTGAAAAGTACTATAGATTATTTATAAAGCATGTTGAATAAAGAATGTTACGATTTCATGGTAACGAACATGAAAATAGATGAAGAAAAGGGGCAAAGTTGTAGAAATTaggtatttttcttatttaattacTTGGATATATGCTCACGAAACTGAGGCTCAATCAATTAGTTGTTCTAGTTTTgtcttggaatttttttaatggggATTGGATCTATAGTTGCCGGGAAGAACGGACAACGAGATAAAGAACTTCTGGAACACAAGAACGAAGAGGCTTCAGAGGGCGGATTCACTTGTTTACCATCGTGCCCCCCGCCGTGTCAAGAGCAATGAATCCAATCCGGCCAATCGCAGCCTCACTGATGGCAGTGCCCGACCTCGATCTCCTTTCTTTGGAGCTTCGTCATCATTGCACTCGAACTGGCCTGGACCCGGTCAATGCCAATGCCATCAGCTTCCCGAGCAGTCGACCATCATTGGGCTCCGTCGTGATCTAAGCATGTTTTGCGCCCAATCTCAGCTGCCATTTGTGGCAGCAAGCGTGGAGCTCCCTTCAATCCAAATGACGCCGCCGGGGGCAGCGGTTTCAAGCTCCGATGGCAGTTGCAGCTTGTTTGGGACCCCATTCGAGGAGAGGACTGGCCTGTTGGAGGATTTGTTGGCAGAAGCCGAAACTCTAGCtctgaaggagagagagagtttgggTAGCGATGGTGTGGAGGTGGCCGCTTCCTCCTCATTCAGTCAGTACTCCATTGCATCcttgatctttctttttcgtTCTCATTGAAATGTGGTCTGAATCTCTCTTGTTAAGCAATAGGTACAGAACCAGCCGAGGAGCCAATAGACAAACTTGAGTGCATGGACAATGATCTGTCTAGTCTCCTCGCTAGCTTCACCTGGACAATGCAAGCTGAAACCCTAGCTctaaaggaggagaaagagaagaagagcgagAGTTTAGGCAGCAATGGTGCCGAGACAGCTGCTTCCTTCTCATTCAGTGAGTACTACATATCGCATGCTCgatatatttcttttgttctcattGAAATGTGGTCTGAATTTCTTTCATTAAGCAATAGGTGTAGAATCGGCCGAGGAGCAGATAGACAAGATCGAGTGCATGGACGATGAATTGTCTAGTGTCCTCGCTAGCTTCGCCTCAACAATGCAAGCTGAACCCCTAGCtctaaaggaggaggaggagagtgaGAGTTTGGGCGACGATGGTGTCGAGGCAGCCCCTGCCTCCTCATTCAGTGAGTACTGCACATTGCATGCTTGATATTTCTCTTTCAACCTCATTGAAATGTGGTCTGAATCTCTCTCATTAAGCAATAGGTACGGAACTAACCGAGGAGCCAATAGACGAGATTGACATGGACAACGAATTGTCTAGTCTCCTCGCTAGCCTCGCCTCAACAACAAAAGCTGAAACCCTAGCTctaaaggaggagaaggaggagaagagtGAGAGTTTGCGTGGCAATGTTGCCGAGGCAGCCACTTCCTCCTCATTCAGTAAGTATTGGATATTGCATGCttgatatttctctcttgttcccgTTGAAATGTGGTTTGAATCTCTTTCATTAATCAATAGGTGTGGAGCCAACCAAGAAGCCAACAGACGAGATCGAGTGCATGGACGATGAATTGTCTAATCTCCTTGCTAGCTTTGCTTCAACAATGCCATCTCCAGATTGGTGATGGCAGGGAATGGCCCCATGTCGACGGACAACTATTGCCTGTCCATGGCATGTAGGGCGGCTGCCATTGCAGAAATCCCCTCTCCCGACGCCTGCTCAAGAGCTATCTTCTCGGACCTAAGAAGCAGTAATAAATAAAACAACATTCTAGTACATATATGCAAGATCACTTGATATAGACTGTGTAAGTGATCTTTATGCAGCTTATTGGAAAGGACTTTGTTCAGCCCTACTCTACTAAACAAATTGAGGGTTAATACTACtgatatttcaatattattaATGTTGTTATTCCAGGTCAGCCGAACTTTCTTGATTCTCTAATTCAAGTTTGTGTTGAAAAACACGTGTTGGTGTGTGGCCaagaaattagaagaaaagaaaaaaaaaactgtaaaaCTAAATCTAAATAAAACCTGACGATCTTGATTTATCATTCACGGataaatttgtacaaaattcaagatcaatttGTAGAAACGTAAAGATCGACATACCTTCAACCATTGATGAAAACCTGCAAATGTGTGGAAAACCCTCAAATCTTCGACGGATCCACGAAGTGCAATTGATCTGTGAATATGGAATCACGAGATTTGTACGTCATGTTTCACTAGCCAATACCTAATGTTTTCTATGGTGATATGGTTTGAACTAGATGGTTTGATGTTTTATTCCGTTTTTTATGTTACTGACATCTTCCATCAAGACCGTTATGGTAACATATTAACAGGTAATTATCACGCAATAAACGCATGTAAtaatttgggaaataaattggaattaattGAGAAACTCAAAATTATGATCacatttgaaataataaaatatattataacattctcccacttgatctcaatattccatcaaatgaaatattaaccCAAATCCACATAAAGTCCATGCTGAAATAAAACACGTGAATCATGGTGATGAGTCTTCTTAGAGAGAATATTATCTTCCATGTATTACAATGCATTTCACCAGCCCATATGTGATAGCATAACTCAATGAATAAACCTTATATTTACTCCAAGTCAAACGTAATTGTTTTCCTCGGAATAACTGAAtgtaaataattatattgagaAAAACATTGCAAATGGATAAAAGTCTTAGAAATTCTtctatataaagaaaattttacataatTGGATCAATACCCTTCGTGAATACATGATCCTTATAACTTATTAGTGGtatgcctttagttaaagaaTTAATCAAGTGCTTACGTGTTTTATGACCACTTTATTCTCTTTAACACATTCTTTAATGGCTAAATACTTGATGTCGACGTGCTTGTTTGACTAccactttttttgttcttaactAGGTAAATTGTCCTTGAATTGTCGCAAAACATTCTTAATAGCATAGAAATGGAATCCACAATTCTAAGCCACAATATGAAACTTTTCAACCACACACCATGTGAGGTGGgctcaaaacaagaaacaaactCCGCCTTCATAGTGAAAGTGGCACCCAAAGTCTATTTCACACTCTTCCAGGATACAAC
The sequence above is drawn from the Eucalyptus grandis isolate ANBG69807.140 chromosome 11, ASM1654582v1, whole genome shotgun sequence genome and encodes:
- the LOC104427155 gene encoding transcription factor MYB97-like; this translates as MNGGGGGGRGGGGEERPRKILKKGMWSRREDDILTEYVRRYGEGNWNAVQRHTPLLRCGKSCRLRWVNHLRPNLKKDAFSPEEESLVVRLHAEHGNKWAHMASQLPGRTDNEIKNFWNTRTKRLQRADSLVYHRAPRRVKSNESNPANRSLTDGSARPRSPFFGASSSLHSNWPGPGQCQCHQLPEQSTIIGLRRDLSMFCAQSQLPFVAASVELPSIQMTPPGAAVSSSDGSCSLFGTPFEERTGLLEDLLAEAETLALKERESLGSDGVEVAASSSFSTEPAEEPIDKLECMDNDLSSLLASFTWTMQAETLALKEEKEKKSESLGSNGAETAASFSFSVESAEEQIDKIECMDDELSSVLASFASTMQAEPLALKEEEESESLGDDGVEAAPASSFSTELTEEPIDEIDMDNELSSLLASLASTTKAETLALKEEKEEKSESLRGNVAEAATSSSFSVEPTKKPTDEIECMDDELSNLLASFASTMPSPDW